Proteins from one Fragaria vesca subsp. vesca linkage group LG6, FraVesHawaii_1.0, whole genome shotgun sequence genomic window:
- the LOC101297459 gene encoding uncharacterized protein LOC101297459 yields MGGCRPLGFLLGLPFGLIALVLSVVGCVIWVLGSVVSIVCPCCCCVAGLANLAMFLIKLPVKTMKWFTDQIPC; encoded by the exons ATGGGAGGTTGCAGACCGTTGGGTTTCTTGCTGGGATTGCCTTTTGGTTTGATCGCCTTGGTATTATCTGTTGTGGGTTGCGTCATCTGGGTTTTGGG GAGTGTGGTGAGTATTGTGTGCCCATGTTGCTGCTGCGTGGCTGGACTAGCGAACTTGGCCATGTTTCTTATCAAGCTTCCTGTCAAAACAATGAAATGGTTCACTGACCAGATCCCTTGTTGA
- the LOC101312363 gene encoding dnaJ homolog subfamily B member 4-like yields MGVDYYKILEVDKNAKDEDLEKAYRKLAMKWHPDKNPNNKKQAEAKFKEVSEAYEVLSDPQKRAVYDQYGEEGLKGQVPPPDSGGASYFSTGNGPTGFHFNPRNADDIFAEFFGMGGSGFTSSLFGDDAFAFREGVGGSMKRGGPRKASPVENRLPCRLEELYKGTSKKMKISRDIADTSGKSMKVEEILTIDIKPGWKKGTKVTFPEKGNEQPNVIPADLVFIIDEKPHSVFTRDGNDLIVTQNVSLVEALTGYTVNLTTLDGRRLTIPVDNVIHPSYEEVVQGEGMPIQKEPTKRGNLRIKFHIHFPTRVTAEQKTGMKKLLGY; encoded by the exons ATGGGGGTGGACTACTACAAGATACTGGAGGTCGATAAGAACGCAAAGGATGAGGATTTGGAAAAGGCTTATCGGAAGCTCGCCATGAAATGGCATCCTGACAAGAACCCCAATAACAAGAAACAAGCCGAAGCCAAATTCAAAGAAGTTTCTGAAGCCTACGAG GTTCTGAGTGATCCCCAGAAAAGAGCCGTGTACGATCAGTATGGTGAAGAGGGGCTAAAGGGTCAAGTGCCACCACCTGACTCTGGAGGAGCTTCCTACTTCTCAACTGGAAATGGGCCAACAGGGTTTCATTTTAATCCTAGAAATGCAGATGATATATTTGCCGAGTTTTTTGGCATGGGAGGGTCAGGGTTTACGAGTAGCTTGTTTGGTGATGATGCATTTGCTTTTAGAGAAGGTGTAGGTGGTTCAATGAAACGCGGTGGTCCTCGCAAAGCTTCCCCAGTTGAGAATAGGTTGCCTTGCAGGCTTGAAGAGCTTTATAAAGGAACTAGCAAGAAGATGAAGATATCCCGAGATATTGCTGACACCAGTGG GAAGAGCATGAAGGTGGAGGAAATTCTGACCATTGACATAAAGCCTGGCTGGAAGAAGGGTACTAAAGTTACCTTCCCAGAGAAAGGAAACGAACAGCCAAATGTTATTCCTGCAGATCTTGTTTTCATTATTGACGAGAAGCCACACAGCGTGTTCACTCGTGATGGAAATGACTTGATAGTGACACAAAATGTATCTTTGGTCGAGGCTCTTACTGGCTACACTGTCAATCTCACCACCTTGGACGGTCGGAGATTGACCATCCCCGTCGATAATGTAATTCATCCAAGCTATGAGGAGGTTGTTCAAGGGGAAGGAATGCCAATCCAGAAAGAACCCACAAAAAGAGGTAACCTAAGAATCAAATTCCACATTCACTTCCCAACAAGGGTGACAGCTGAGCAGAAGACTGGAATGAAGAAGTTGTTAGGATACTGA